From the Conger conger chromosome 14, fConCon1.1, whole genome shotgun sequence genome, one window contains:
- the LOC133110119 gene encoding opioid growth factor receptor-like: protein MQCNTSGYKVYFLLSNPFENLPDSIHCNFCPELSFTFISAKSTLRKLSGVIECHYTYPMCHYSVLAAYLLNLIRTLFYIAVSLPSVFTRTVKSNMTTFSPWNRESDDEDDLLCEYDSTWEDETDCDFEAESSQRNTRHTWRRNLRAAMDMQTYRRGYPDNRKSPSDMDQEEPMANLQFYRNEIPSLPENVYISQFHMDWKGDYARLEWVHSYIQWLFPLQESGMNYLANVLTKKEIEEFCEDEEAQKRLVISYELMLDFYGIRLVDKSSGKVERSEKWEERFENLNRNTHNSLRITRILKCLGELGFKHYQEPLVKFFLDETLIKNQLPHLKQSVMDYFLFSVRDKKKRKNLIEHAFRYYKPKDKFVWCPKKIQRRLLKAQKTLDNQDLEIGSPLDESGSDWENETNLTQDNPDTSKAFQSLQSSVDPLLNLNDQDRGKGDLFSESGSNQENKTDLDEDSPDNFRCQGSSVDPPLERSVEQSPPVNRKIDQPRFPDSVTLNAQEEETGAKTGCSRVPAETQSNNQDIEINGKIDDTPAAEQESALEMQIKKEVVGMAKNPSDNCPEEIHEPAGKKDGLSDRCNPAQNGGGTGKIDPQLSMISESPTDVGGVEESLNCLGADTESKTLLSERTECHEMTGTAENSNRPKGVIEIPQPWAKGVQISKAEGGEVERSEPKGGVEDAVSLDGTLELHRSEDAAPVNHPPEGDVSESPKPDTGADMVQRPEGAVEDDAGDVLSNPDETGDDAMICVDSPPTPGGDKEADGDPMEIDSAQNPSAETEMEQ, encoded by the exons ACATTGCTGTCAGCCTGCCCTCGGTTTTCACCAGAACTGTCAAGTCCAACATGACAACCTTTTCACCGTGGAACAGAGAGTCGGACGACGAAGACGACCTACTGTGCGAATATGATTCTACATGGGAGGACGAAACGGACTGCGATTTCGAAGCAGAAAGCTCACAGAGAAACACTCGCCATACA TGGAGAAGAAACCTTCGAGCTGCAATGGACATGCAAACCTATCGACGCGGCTATCCA GATAACCGCAAGTCACCTTCA GATATGGATCAGGAGGAACCAATGGCTAATCTCCAATTTTACCGCAATGAAATTCCCTCATTACCTGAGA ACGTATATATCTCTCAATTTCATATGGATTGGAAAGGAGACTATGCAAGACTGGAGTGGGTTCATTCCTACATTCAATG GTTGTTTCCACTGCAAGAATCTGGAATGAATTACCTTGCCAATGTGCTTACTAAAAAGGAGATCGAG GAGTTTTGTGAAGATGAGGAAGCACAGAAGAGGCTGGTAATATCCTATGAGCTGATGTTGGACTTCTATGGCATACGGCTAGTGGACAAATCCTCAGGAAAAGTAGAGAGGTCGGAGAAGTGGGAAGAACGATTTGAGAACCTCAACCG aaacacacacaacagcttGCGAATTACCCGGATCCTGAAGTGCTTAGGGGAGCTGGGGTTCAAGCACTACCAAGAGCCGCTGGTCAAATTCTTCTTAGATGAGACTCTCATCAAAAATCAATTGCCACATTTGAAACAGAGTGTAATGGACTACTTCCTCTTTTCTGTCCGTGACAAGAAAAAACGCAAAAATCTGATTGAGCATGCCTTCAGGTACTACAAGCCCAAAGATAAGTTTGTGTGGTGTCCAAAAAAGATTCAAAGAAGACTGTTGAAAGCCCAGAAAACTCTGGATAACCAAGACCTAGAAATTGGTAGCCCATTAGATGAATCTGGGTCTGACTGGGAGAATGAGACAAATTTAACTCAAGACAACCCTGACACCTCAAAGGCTTTTCAGAGTCTGCAATCATCAGTTGACCCACTGCTTAATCTGAATGACCAAGACCGAGGAAAAGGTGACCTATTCAGTGAATCTGGGTCTAACCAGGAGAATAAGACAGATCTAGATGAAGACAGCCCTGACAACTTTCGGTGTCAGGGATCATCAGTTGACCCACCACTTGAAAGGTCAGTTGAACAGTCACCCCCAGTTAACAGGAAAATAGACCAGCCCAGGTTCCCAGATTCAGTCACTCTCAATGCACAGGAAGAAGAGACTGGAGCAAAGACAGGGTGCAGCAGGGTGCCTGCTGAGACACAGTCTAACAACCAAGACATTGAGATTAACGGGAAAATAGATGACACTCCAGCAGCAGAGCAGGAATCAGCACTGGAGATGCAAATCAAGAAGGAAGTGGTAGGAATGGCAAAGAATCCCAGTGACAACTGTCCAGAGGAAATTCATGAACCAGCTGGAAAAAAAGATGGTCTTTCAGATAGATGTAATCCAGCTCAAAATGGGGGTGGCACAGGTAAAATAGACCCTCAGCTATCCATGATTTCAGAGAGTCCCACAGATGTGGGGGGAGTGGAAGAGAGTCTAAACTGCCTAGGTGCAGATACAGAGAGCAAGACACTGTTGAGTGAAAGGACAGAGTGTCATGAAATGACAGGTACAGCTGAAAACAGTAACAGACCTAAAGGAGTGATTGAGATTCCGCAACCTTGGGCTAAAGGAGTACAAATTTCCAAAGCCGAGGGTGGAGAAGTCGAGAGGAGTGAACCAAAAGGAGGAGTGGAAGATGCTGTCAGCCTGGACGGAACGCTGGAGCTCCATAGATCTGAAGATGCAGCTCCTGTCAATCACCCACCGGAAGGTGATGTGAGCGAGAGTCCAAAACCTGATACTGGAGCAGACATGGTTCAAAGGCCAGAAGGTGCAGTGGAAGACGATGCTGGAGATGTGTTATCTAATCCAGATGAGACCGGTGACGATGCCATGATATGTGTGGATTCACCCCCGACACCCGGAGGGGACAAGGAAGCAGATGGAGATCCAATGGAGATTGACTCAGCACAGAATCCCAGCGCAGAAACAGAGATGGAACAATGA